GATTCGACACGCACTGCGAATCTCGATCACACCTGCTGTCTTAAATAAGAACACCCCTAGTGGAAAGCCTTATGTATGGCCTGCAAACTGGGCTGACGACGACGGCAATGGCAGCAGCTATACTGGGACGGGAAATGTGTACATGGGTTCGTTGTTGGCAATCCCGCCAAACGTAGACATCCAGGCTATTGTCGGACCACCGGGCACACCGATCTACGAGCTGGCTCGCGCCCTCCAAGACTACGGTGCCTATGTAGTGGATCGGGGTCACCTTAACCTGTACGGTGAACCCTCAGCAGACGAAGAGGTGAAACAGCTTTCATGGGAAGGTCTGCAAGCACTGCCAAAGTTCCTTCAGGTGGTAGCGAACAATGCTTCAGAGCGTGTTGGTGGTGGCGGGACACCTCGTCGTCCACTCGCTCCTTCGTTTTAAGTCGTTGATGGTACACAGTCCTAGGCAAACCAGAGTTATATTGCCTGTTTGATTGGCTCTTTGTATGTGCTTGATACATAGCACTTGATGTTCATTGATGCTTTCGGAAACCAAGTCTTTTAAAAAACTTGGTTTCTGAAAATCTCCTTACTTACGAGCTAATACAAAAAATATGGCGTTGCTGAATTTGGGAATGAATTATGGTTGTAGCACGATGTTCAATTTCCTGTAACCCTGTAGAACTTTCGGATGCAACGTCTCTACATCAATGGGAATTTTAAAATTCATATCTTGATTCAGCAACGCCCGGAATTCAACCCTTCACACAAAGGACTTGCTTGAGTGTTGCTACAACCTCAACCAAATCCGCTTGATTATTCATCACCTCATCTATCGGCTTATAAGCGCTGGGAATTTCATCCAAAACGCCTGTATCTTTACGACACTCTACACCTTTTGTTTGCTCAATCAAATCATCAAGCGTGTAGGTATTTTTTGCTTTATTTCTTGATAGCAAACGTCCGGCACCGTGGGAACAACTGCAAAAACTGTTGGCAGAACCCTTACCCTTAACGATGTAAGATTTAGTCCCCATCGAACCGGGGATAATGCCATAGTCTTCTTCTGTTGCACGAACTGCACCTTTGCGAGTCACATAGACATCCTCGCCAAAATGCACTTCTTTTTCAGCGTAGTTGTGATGACAGTTCACTTCTAATAAAGGCTTCGTCGCTTTACCACCCGCTAGATGCTTTTCGACGATGCGCTTGAAACGCCCCATCATCACCTCACGGTTGAAACGCGCATAATTCTGTGCCCACTGCAAATCATGCCAGTATGCTTGGAATTCTGGCGTACCAGCGACAAAATGAGCTAAATCGGGATCAGGTAATTTATTACCCGCCATTTTTGCTAATTCTTTAGCTGTATTAATGTGGCACTGGGCTAGATTATTTCCGATGTTGCGGGAACCGGAATGTAACATCAGCCAAACTTGGTTCTCTGTATCGAGGCAAACTTCTATGAAGTGATTACCCCCTCCCAAAGAACCCATTTGTTTCATCGCTTTACCTTGCAAATTTTGAACACCTTGATGCAAGTCTTGGAAATCACGCCAGCGTTGCCAATTGGTGACACTTTTTTCAACGTCTTTATTTTCGTTGAAACCTGTAGGAATTTCTGCTTCAAGATCCAAGCGAATTTTCTTTAGCTTGCCTTCCAGTTGATCACCGTTAAATGGTGTTTTAATAGCACACATTCCGCAGTTATGAACGAAGACACCAGCTTCCAAGGCAAAATTATGATACTCCGGTACTGTTAGGCAATAAACATCCTCTGTATAGTCTAAAGGCAGTACAGCTACAACTTTGTGATTGCACTGGTGTTCTTTTTTTCGGTGGTTATGAAGTCCAATTGGTGTTTTGACTTCTGCATCACAGATGTCACAGGTGTAGAATCTATT
This portion of the Brasilonema sennae CENA114 genome encodes:
- a CDS encoding RtcB family protein, whose translation is MAYEELKLSTPSPILSWANHPLASEETKMAKNVASLPFVFKHVALMPDVHLGKGALVGSVIATKEAIIPAAVGVDIGCFVGDTLIPLLDGKSYPIKNLADCNEEFIVYACTSTGKVVAAKATAKLTRRNASVIKVILDNGEEIICTPDHQFMLRDGTYKEAQNLQSGISLMPFYSKVDKDGYTLIAQPYSGRWQKAHWIVARSGLLGKVPKFEEQRTVIHHRNFNESDNRPENLEFMGNNDHSAYHRNLVERNQHWQSPEFEQKRVTALARKAQTPEGYEYYAARGTQNILQYMQQQPEHFRQAVAGNGERGKQHLVAYNQSEKGRAKSKEIANRFYTCDICDAEVKTPIGLHNHRKKEHQCNHKVVAVLPLDYTEDVYCLTVPEYHNFALEAGVFVHNCGMCAIKTPFNGDQLEGKLKKIRLDLEAEIPTGFNENKDVEKSVTNWQRWRDFQDLHQGVQNLQGKAMKQMGSLGGGNHFIEVCLDTENQVWLMLHSGSRNIGNNLAQCHINTAKELAKMAGNKLPDPDLAHFVAGTPEFQAYWHDLQWAQNYARFNREVMMGRFKRIVEKHLAGGKATKPLLEVNCHHNYAEKEVHFGEDVYVTRKGAVRATEEDYGIIPGSMGTKSYIVKGKGSANSFCSCSHGAGRLLSRNKAKNTYTLDDLIEQTKGVECRKDTGVLDEIPSAYKPIDEVMNNQADLVEVVATLKQVLCVKG